In Saccharicrinis fermentans DSM 9555 = JCM 21142, a genomic segment contains:
- a CDS encoding Gldg family protein, with amino-acid sequence MKEILVIAKMELQKMFFSPIAWLVLIIFSVQSGFEIVDQMSSWVHRFSLGYGQSPVTAQLYGGGRGYFSGIQEWLFIFLPLVTMGLMSKEFSSGSIKLLYSSPISNKQIVLGKYLAAVVFSFAMSIVVLLAGLLGFAGIDFFDFGQVITGVLGLFLLMCAYSAIGLFVSSITSYQIVAAIGTIFLLFSLGKIGNLWQDVDFIRDITYWLSLNGRSRTFIDGLICTEDVLYFVFVSGLFITFSIFRLKGIREKSSRYISIGRYVSAFLVVALLGYVSTVPSMMKYYDSTRNNLNTLTKSSQEVMSKFEGKIKITTYANIYGLNFRSVSPRSQKRDQAFFEKYYRFYPNIELEYKYYYATPMYEKDYQRFIRANSGKTEQQILEKYCNVYNMDVDKIKPASAFKDEINLQAELNRCVRKIETEDGKIAFLHWYDDMTRNPSEAQITAALKGLVETLPMVGFVNGHGERDIDNMGTRGYFTVVKDKQFRESMLNNGIDFTSLNLQKTVPSYIDILIVAESKEHFSDMEMMHLNEYIDRGGNLVIAADIKRQAVMNPLVQQFDVKFNPGQVVEFNKGYTMDFVTSAPPNGSPNKRVVTMPGALSLSYDEKLGHEKSGFVYTQELVSDVIGNLPSASEVESLRGDYVEPEEPAGLSEDQKRMLEMLKGREAKPADRGKFHGSWNELDVTDFIDDFPMYNPVEGELGGALVTGLTLARNVEGKEQRILILGDADCFANGEISIRRTGIVSGNYDFISRMFYWLTHEESPVNVRRPLNLDDNMLLEKDEIGMYEFLYRLLIPAMFAMILLFIWLRRRGR; translated from the coding sequence ATGAAAGAAATATTAGTAATAGCAAAAATGGAACTTCAGAAGATGTTCTTTTCACCAATCGCATGGTTGGTCTTGATCATTTTCTCTGTTCAATCAGGCTTTGAGATTGTGGACCAAATGAGTAGTTGGGTACATCGTTTTTCACTTGGATATGGTCAAAGTCCGGTTACTGCTCAATTATATGGGGGAGGACGTGGTTACTTTAGTGGAATACAAGAGTGGTTGTTTATTTTTCTTCCATTAGTAACGATGGGCTTAATGAGTAAGGAGTTTAGTTCTGGGTCCATTAAATTATTGTATTCATCACCCATATCGAACAAACAAATTGTATTAGGTAAATATTTAGCGGCTGTTGTATTTAGTTTTGCCATGTCCATTGTTGTTTTACTTGCCGGTCTGCTAGGATTTGCTGGTATCGATTTTTTTGACTTCGGACAGGTTATTACAGGTGTGTTAGGCTTGTTTCTGCTTATGTGTGCTTACTCGGCAATAGGTTTATTTGTATCGTCTATTACTTCTTACCAAATTGTAGCTGCCATTGGTACCATTTTCTTGCTTTTTTCTTTGGGGAAAATTGGAAATTTATGGCAGGATGTGGATTTTATTCGTGACATTACATATTGGCTATCTCTAAATGGCAGATCAAGAACCTTTATTGATGGACTGATTTGTACTGAAGATGTATTGTACTTTGTTTTTGTATCTGGACTGTTTATTACATTTTCTATTTTCCGTTTAAAAGGAATCAGAGAAAAGAGTTCTCGATATATATCAATAGGTAGATATGTATCGGCATTTTTGGTGGTTGCTTTATTGGGCTACGTTTCTACAGTCCCTTCCATGATGAAATATTATGATTCCACTCGTAATAATCTGAACACTTTAACTAAGTCAAGCCAGGAAGTAATGTCAAAGTTTGAGGGGAAGATTAAAATTACAACCTATGCTAATATTTATGGTCTTAATTTCCGGAGTGTTTCGCCTAGAAGCCAAAAAAGGGATCAAGCATTTTTTGAAAAATATTACCGATTCTATCCTAATATTGAGTTGGAGTATAAATATTACTATGCAACACCCATGTACGAAAAAGATTACCAGAGATTTATTAGAGCAAATTCTGGTAAGACTGAGCAGCAAATATTGGAGAAATATTGTAATGTCTATAATATGGATGTGGATAAAATTAAACCTGCATCCGCATTTAAAGACGAAATTAATCTCCAAGCTGAGTTAAATCGCTGTGTAAGAAAAATTGAAACAGAAGATGGTAAAATTGCCTTTTTACATTGGTATGATGATATGACTAGGAATCCTTCCGAAGCACAAATTACAGCTGCACTAAAAGGGTTAGTAGAAACTCTTCCTATGGTTGGTTTTGTGAATGGTCATGGTGAAAGGGATATAGATAATATGGGAACCAGAGGGTATTTTACAGTTGTTAAGGATAAGCAATTCAGAGAGAGTATGCTGAACAATGGTATTGATTTTACATCCTTGAATTTGCAGAAAACAGTTCCGTCTTATATAGATATATTAATAGTTGCAGAATCTAAAGAGCATTTTTCGGATATGGAAATGATGCATTTAAACGAGTATATCGATAGGGGTGGTAATTTAGTCATTGCAGCAGATATAAAACGTCAAGCGGTGATGAATCCCTTGGTTCAACAGTTTGATGTTAAATTTAATCCAGGTCAGGTTGTTGAATTTAACAAAGGATATACCATGGATTTTGTAACATCTGCTCCCCCCAATGGTTCACCCAACAAGAGAGTTGTGACTATGCCTGGAGCTTTGTCGCTTTCTTATGATGAAAAGTTGGGTCATGAAAAGTCGGGTTTTGTTTATACGCAAGAATTGGTTTCTGATGTTATAGGTAACTTACCTAGCGCTTCTGAAGTGGAAAGCTTAAGAGGTGATTATGTTGAGCCCGAAGAACCTGCCGGATTATCTGAAGATCAAAAACGTATGCTGGAAATGTTAAAAGGACGTGAAGCTAAACCTGCAGATAGAGGTAAGTTTCATGGAAGTTGGAATGAATTAGACGTGACAGATTTTATTGATGATTTTCCAATGTATAACCCTGTAGAAGGCGAATTAGGAGGTGCCTTAGTAACTGGGTTAACTTTGGCTAGAAATGTAGAGGGTAAAGAACAACGTATATTGATTTTAGGAGATGCGGATTGCTTTGCTAATGGTGAAATCTCAATTCGTAGAACTGGTATTGTATCCGGAAATTATGATTTTATCAGCCGTATGTTTTATTGGTTAACCCATGAGGAAAGCCCTGTAAATGTGCGTCGTCCTTTAAACCTAGATGATAATATGCTTTTGGAAAAAGATGAAATAGGTATGTATGAGTTTCTTTATAGACTTCTTATACCTGCTATGTTTGCTATGATTTTGTTATTCATCTGGTTAAGAAGGCGCGGAAGGTAA
- a CDS encoding ABC transporter ATP-binding protein — MNNALVRVENLSHRYSIQWAVKDVSFEIPQNGIYGLLGSNGAGKSTTMNIMSGVLRQSQGNIYIKGIDMSRDPISAKKLIGFLPQKPPLYLDTTVEEYLTNCAQLRKIGSKDLKTAVEEVMDICSITHFRKRLIKNLSGGYQQRVGIAQAIIHKPALIVLDEPTNGLDPNQIIGIRGLIKEIAKECAVLLSTHMLTEVQAICDYILMIESGKLVFSGKTEEFDNYLAPNSIKVRLLEMPSVDVLMKIDGVESVEELGGPDYRFRFDNLNGAAERIVKESVKQDWRLEEINLEKNSLNDVFSALSK, encoded by the coding sequence TTTTGAGATTCCACAAAATGGGATATATGGTCTTTTGGGCTCCAATGGTGCTGGTAAATCGACTACAATGAATATTATGAGTGGGGTGTTAAGGCAATCTCAGGGTAATATTTATATCAAAGGAATAGATATGTCACGAGATCCTATTTCGGCAAAGAAATTAATTGGTTTTTTGCCACAAAAACCACCTTTATATCTGGATACTACAGTAGAGGAGTATTTAACCAACTGTGCGCAGCTAAGAAAAATTGGATCCAAGGATTTAAAAACTGCAGTGGAGGAGGTAATGGATATATGTTCCATCACCCATTTTAGAAAACGTTTAATTAAAAATCTTTCAGGTGGATATCAACAACGCGTGGGAATTGCACAAGCAATTATTCATAAGCCTGCATTAATTGTGTTAGATGAACCTACCAATGGATTGGACCCGAATCAAATTATAGGAATCCGTGGATTAATTAAAGAAATAGCGAAAGAATGTGCTGTACTATTGTCAACACATATGCTTACAGAGGTTCAGGCTATTTGTGATTATATTTTAATGATTGAGAGTGGAAAATTGGTTTTCTCTGGTAAAACAGAAGAGTTTGATAACTATTTGGCTCCCAATTCTATCAAAGTTAGGTTGCTTGAAATGCCATCAGTGGATGTGCTTATGAAAATTGATGGCGTTGAAAGTGTTGAAGAACTGGGAGGTCCTGATTATAGATTCAGATTTGACAACCTGAATGGTGCTGCCGAGCGAATTGTTAAGGAGAGTGTTAAACAGGATTGGCGCTTAGAGGAAATTAATTTAGAGAAAAATTCATTAAACGATGTTTTCTCGGCACTGTCTAAATAA